The sequence TGCCGACAGGCCAAGTCTTGAAGAGTTTCGATACGGGCGAGCGGCCCTTCTCGACGTCATGCACTGACGATGGCCAGTATGTGGTGACGATGACCTTTGACGGCATCGTCCGGGTTTGGAACGGCACAACGGGGTTCCTCGTGTACGCCTGGGACATCGGCGCAAGCAACGGCCAGGACAGCTATGTGCGCGTCACTCCCGACAACGCCTATGTGACCCTTGTCACCTACAAAGGCGACGCCTACGTCTGGTCCCTCGCTACGGGGCAACAGGTCAACCACTTCGATACGGGCCTCTACGGGGTGCGGAGCGTGCTTCAGTCCGATGGGCGGACCCTTATCGTCAACGGCCTGTTCACCAGCTATGACTGGCGGCTGAGGGGTTTCGACATCTTCACCGGCGAGTCCGTTGCAGTCCCCCAAACGGCAAACGGGTCTTCGAGCACCTTGATGTCGCCGGATGGTTCGGTCTTCGGAGGTGGCGGGCAGGGCACGATGAAGCTTTACAGCGGAGAGACCGGCGAAAGCCTTGGCTCCTTTACCGCGACGTACACAGACGGTTCCTGGGCTGACTTTTCTCCGGACAACACTCTGCTGGCGATGGACCGGGACAAGAACGGCGTGGCGATCGTCAGAGTGGCCGACGGTTCGCTCGTGACGAACATCGTGCCGGGCCCCAGAGTCGTGAGCTGCAAGTTCTCGCCCGACGGGAGATACTTGGCCGTCTACGGCGATGTCGCTGTCTCCAACTATCACTACGATGCGGTTTACGTCTACGACACGTCGGACTGGACGTCGCAAAGCAAGTCGTGGACCTACGGCAGCAGCCACGACGTGACGGCATTCAGGCTTTTCTGGTCTCCCGATAGCGCCGACCTGTACCTGGTGCGGTCCGAGGCCAGTGTCGGAATATCGACCCGGAAAGTCAGTGCGAGCGGGTTTGTTCAACGGTGGGACGTTTTAGGAAAGTCCACGTTCGGCTTACTGAACGACGGCAGCCCCGTAACCGTCCTTGGAAGCTTGCTGAGCGTACTCGATGCGGGCACGGGCCAAACATTGGGACTTATATACTTGCCGCAACATTTGTGGTAAGATAGTCGCATGAGTCAGGAAAACCGAATCCCCGAAAGCCTCTTCGAGGTCGTCACGTTCTGTGCCGACGAGCAGAAGGCGTTCGAGGCCATGACCCGGTTCCGGTGGCCCAACGGCGTGGCGTGCCCCCACTGTGGATCAGTAGGCGTGACAGCCGTAGCAAAACGCCGCATCTGGTCGTGCAAGGACTGTCGAAAGCAGTTCTCCACTAAGACGGGGACGATCTTCGAGTCGAGCCCCATATCGTTCTCGAAGTGGCTTCCAGCCCTGTGGCTGATAGCGAACGCCAAGAACGGGATCAGTTCCTGTGAGTTGGCGCGGGCGCTGTCGGTCACGCAAAAGACAGCTTGGTTCATGCTTCACAGAATCCGCTTGGCAATGCAAGCCGGGACG is a genomic window of Armatimonadota bacterium containing:
- a CDS encoding WD40 repeat domain-containing protein, which codes for MRIGFCVAVKRVAAVGLALAFVVGASAQGMRPIWRIGNAGFLSMDVTPDGRYLVTSGSHLLQVFDLQLNTLVQTKLTKGYGRSTACLPDAAQVLAFTGRNESQQNNLQLLTLPGGSVVHDFPNQTGDLAWFLPVSPDGKYFYTVSGSSIYENRTDTGNAGRVLTPGGGGIWISRNQKYLTCMDDDGVARLFDLPTGQVLKSFDTGERPFSTSCTDDGQYVVTMTFDGIVRVWNGTTGFLVYAWDIGASNGQDSYVRVTPDNAYVTLVTYKGDAYVWSLATGQQVNHFDTGLYGVRSVLQSDGRTLIVNGLFTSYDWRLRGFDIFTGESVAVPQTANGSSSTLMSPDGSVFGGGGQGTMKLYSGETGESLGSFTATYTDGSWADFSPDNTLLAMDRDKNGVAIVRVADGSLVTNIVPGPRVVSCKFSPDGRYLAVYGDVAVSNYHYDAVYVYDTSDWTSQSKSWTYGSSHDVTAFRLFWSPDSADLYLVRSEASVGISTRKVSASGFVQRWDVLGKSTFGLLNDGSPVTVLGSLLSVLDAGTGQTLGLIYLPQHLW